Proteins co-encoded in one Pleurodeles waltl isolate 20211129_DDA chromosome 2_2, aPleWal1.hap1.20221129, whole genome shotgun sequence genomic window:
- the LOC138279045 gene encoding serine-rich adhesin for platelets-like — translation MSSSDRQDPPLANINQFSPMRPSDIHDASRPPAPEKGTRLRPAENVAPCPLPTDAHTPAPPAPSPSASPSVPSSNPTPSFPFVPDSTSRPRCSCRDVPPSPSFVKRFEEVLRRFEELYPGEKLDDATTSDQCKTFCIRCALERAKNNTSLPTPQVPSENTNPPKNTNNPVSVSETAATCGVSPVEGALTVPSPEKKSDSVPTSPTPLEEPKPTQPLVKDDPSTLPSRESDPRIDINLTPVKPDPPPLPHAACPHSESTNRLPTSNKTMSPLPPSIFDNPASSLPPSIFYNPASSLPPSIPDNRAVSPLPPIPANPPPSLRSSISNNATPLLTYRKNNTRGPSFAEHLECLLKKLYSVSTRPGEKDSDTTFPPGNANPSPVQSAASSRLDSTTCLPKSDNTAPSLHASIPGSTAPIRASISTSTIPSLSSSIPGTTPSLPSSIPSSTHSICSCKDITRAQSFEEHLDVSIKRPSTMHPRSEVKGVHSSTSDSSEKSFFWPSPRLPTPQVCPHRDDTSSSPGLTSPETIHPEDTNTSGPLSDLPPPLEDNTSSVCLILPSGKVDTSSAPALDISGPPNASLETASRVPLFDLYSYLAMDPSFFAIASSDLSGATCSVTHLVDGTPSLPASLDTDGTPSASLKPLMLEKSTSTPLFDLYPPLAVDPSFFPIVSSDSSVATCSVPPLVDGSPSLPASLDTDGTPSSLKPHMLQKSTSTHLLDLYSSMAVDPSFFPIASSDSSIATCTVPPLVDGTSSLPASLDTDGTPSASLKPYMLEKSTSTPLFDLYPPLAVDPSFFPIASSDSSSANCSVPLLVDGTPSLPASLDTDGTPSASLKPHMLEKITSTPLFDLDLSLAVDPSFFPIVSSDSSVATCSVPPLVDGSPSLPASLDTDGTPSASLKPHMLQKSTSAHLLDLYSSLAVDPSFFPIASSDSSVATCTVPPLVDGTSSLPASLDTDGTPSSSLKPHMLEKSTSTSLFDLYPSLAVDPSFFPIASSDSSSATCSVPPLVDGTPSLPASLDTDGTPSASLKPHMLEKSTSTHLLDLYSSMAVDPSFFPIASSDSSSATCSVPLLVDGTPSLPASLDTDGTPSASLKPLMLEKSTSTPLFDLDLSLAVDPSFFPIVSSDSSVATCSVPPLVDGSPSLPASLDTDGTPSASLKPHMLQKSTSAHLLDLYSSLAVDPSFFPITSSDSSVATCTVPPLVDGTSPLPASLDTDGTPSASLKPYMLEKSTSTPLFDLDPSLAVDPSFFPIVSSDSSVATCSVPPLVDGTPSLPASLDTDGTPSASLKPHMLQKSTSAHLLDLYSSLAVDPSFFPIASSDSSSATCSVPPLVDGTPSLPASLDTDGTPSSSLKPYMLEKSTSTSLFDLYPPLAVDPSFFPITLSDSSSATCSVPPLVDGSPSLPASLDTDGTPSASLKPHMLQKSTSTHLLDLYSSLAVDPSFFPITSSDSSSATCTVPPLVDGTSSLPASLDTDGTPSSSLKPYMLEKNTLTSLFDLYTSLAVDPSFFPIASSDSSVATCSVPPLVDGTSSLPASLDTDGTPSASLKPHMLEKSTSTHLLDLYSSMAVDPSLFPIASSDSRGATCSVPPLVDGTPTLPESMDTDVPPSASLKPNVLETGSLFHPSENIDSSEYRHICPYRLKYLHVWRPPSGRPAPLLHEWSTFIVVVPVSDTDIPNLWVPASSVTDRLASPSDASVCFLTITDSSVPPLLDVTIPAPLGVDGNLFDHHRGISDTFSTPVLDANVSPCTTSYIDLTTPAPAATYIYSHSSNIIALAPVPSRTTTPIVDSSASASLFRKDASSSPPSVYTDFARPPEANTPIVESSASSSPPSVYTDFARPPEATTPIVESGASSSPPSVYTDFARPPEATTPIVESGASSSPPSVYTDFYCTPEVTTPIVESGASSSRLSVDTDFYRTPEVTTPIVESGASSAVCSVNSDCSRPPEATTPIVESGASSSPLSVDTDRTLLSGSTLQESGFLLPPTMDMNPSVPPLEKVHSCAAPSIEYKNMCFPLKKYQHLWSTLEGIPTSLLSQRIADMSLPGCSDHSAPPFMSPDLPPQLLGKSESVLVPSGIPDYSSSTTEKAYVSISQQHDLPVLLSEETSSPVSGTETTKPSIPCPETIEVSLSGLDKAELSSSTTEKTNHPPFFPEETSRSISGEEKTDFPVSTEKMGPSAHPSENSVLSMPTLEKMDSPACFLETEKCDASPSTPVKETLFVKVELGLSATEKIDPSISSPVKSDFSLSCPVKSNPIVISSVKTEVSVETGIPVVSPENNKFAVELPVESGAQDVSPVKTDLFAPFLMEIDVQDVSPVATDDLVVSPGGKMLSFGSALESDAQDISPVKTDLSDTSLLLSNTQDVSLVKTNLSITSPVKTDIQDVFPVKSDLSVASPMATDVPVVSPEKNNISVAFVEESDIHDIFPVQNDLSVVPSGKNDIQAVNQVKRSVTFDTDILTLSYERDSEARAPCCSSCHSQSVVSCGNVSPSVSSLWDDDESCGSSQLNLNSSICPNYACTCAASPSDLVPSVFMPGNTPPTAFSSSCSFSHGVSTNNLTSLSSSRIIEPLAYSLQGDDENVCFRGSSCSVCPNNIDSSVSTHGSKSTCSWSSFTEAKPLAYSLEGNDEGVCFGGTSHSVCPKNVATSVSTHGNNATCSWSSFTKAKPLAYSLEGNDEGVCFGGTSCSVFPKNVATSVSTPGNNATCSWSSFRKTEPLAYSLQSDDENVCFRGTNCSVCPKNCASSVSTHGNSDFYSSLQTTDLPTFSSRDASPYSICDTKVAPPASPPESTDPWANYLDDVKNVNSSYRGTLCPKHAASSASHLGSTDPCSPSLEIRDFSASSSSGDVSRHCTYKRHVSPSASCASSLEQTALFSSSSFDSCSCTLPFKNISSAFSSPGKSCPCSRCTSTSDPYALSTEETYTSELCPIRTYLYLFRSMKYDP, via the coding sequence ATGAGCTCCTCAGATAGACAGGATCCTCCATTAGCTAATATCAACCAGTTCTCCCCTATGCGGCCCTCGGACATTCACGACGCCTCTAGGCCGCCCGCCCCAGAGAAGGGCACCCGCCTTCGGCCTGCAGAGAATGTGGCACCGTGCCCCCTGCCAACTGATGCCCAcacccctgccccccctgctccttCTCCCAGCGCCTCTCCCTCTGTTCCTTCCTCCAACCCCACTCCCTCCTTCCCTTTTGTCCCCGACAGCACCTCTCGCCCTCGCTGTTCTTGCAGGGACGTCCCCCCCAGCCCATCCTTTGTGAAGCGCTTTGAAGAAGTACTACGGAGATTCGAGGAGCTGTATCCTGGGGAGAAACTCGACGACGCCACCACCTCGGATCAATGTAAAACTTTTTGTATCCGGTGCGCCTTGGAGCGTGCGAAAAATAACACTAGTTTACCGACCCCCCAAGTTCCCTCGGAGAATACTAACCCCCCGAAAAATACCAACAACCCTGTGTCAGTCTCCGAGACTGCTGCCACCTGTGGTGTCAGCCCAGTAGAAGGTGCTCTAACTGTGCCATCCCCGGAGAAGAAATCGGACAGTGTGCCAACCTCCCCAACACCTTTAGAAGAGCCCAAACCTACTCAACCCTTAGTCAAGGATGACCCCTCTACCCTTCCCTCCAGGGAATCTGACCCCAGAATAGACATCAACCTCACCCCTGTTAAACCTGATCCGCCACCCCTTCCACATGCAGCTTGTCCCCATTCAGAGAGTACCAACCGTTTGCCCACCTCCAACAAAACTATGTCCCCCCTTCCTCCTTCCATCTTTGACAACCCCGCTTCCTCCCTGCCTCCTTCCATCTTCTACAACCCTGCTTCCTCCcttcccccttccatccctgacaacCGTGctgtctcccctcttcctcccATCCCTGCAAACCCCCCTCCCTCTCTTCGTTCGTCAATTTCGAACAACGCTACTCCCTTACTTACTTATCGCAAGAATAACACCCGTGGTCCATCCTTTGCAGAACATCTTGAATGTTTGTTGAAGAAACTCTACTCTGTGTCTACTCGTCCTGGGGAGAAAGACTCAGACACCACTTTCCCGCCAGGCAATGCCAATCCATCTCCTGTGCAGTCTGCGGCTTCTTCCCGTTTAGACAGTACCACCTGTTTGCCCAAGTCTGACAACACCGCACCCTCTCTCCATGCTTCCATCCCTGGCAGCACCGCTCCTATTCGTGCTTCCATTTCCACCAGCACCATCCCTTCCCTTAGTTCTTCCATTCCTGGCACAACTCCCTCTCTTCCTTCTTCCATCCCTAGCAGCACCCACTCTATTTGTTCTTGCAAGGACATCACCCGTGCTCAATCCTTTGAGGAACATCTTGACGTTTCAATAAAGAGACCCAGTACCATGCATCCTCGTTCTGAGGTAAAAGGCGTACACTCTTCCACCTCGGATTCATCAGAAAAGAGCTTCTTCTGGCCTAGCCCTAGATTACCGACCCCCCAGGTTTGCCCTCATCGTGATGATACTAGCTCGTCTCCAGGGTTAACCTCTCCCGAGACTATTCACCCGGAAGATACCAACACTTCTGGGCCTCTGTcagacctccctcctcccttggAAGATAATACCTCCTCGGTATGCCTTATCCTCCCTTCTGGCAAAGTTGATACATCTTCGGCTCCTGCCTTAGACATCAGCGGTCCACCTAATGCTTCACTGGAAACAGCCTCTAGGGTACCACTATTTGACCTGTACTCTTATCTCGCAATGGATCCCTCATTCTTTGCTATCGCCTCATCTGATTTAAGTGGTGCCACCTGCTCTGTCACCCATTTAGTGGATGGCACCCCTTCTCTTCCAGCATCTCTGGATACTGATGGTACTCCTTCTGCCTCTTTGAAACCCCTTATGTTGgaaaaaagcacttcaacacccCTATTTGACCTGTACCCTCCCCTGGCAGTGGATCCCTCATTCTTTCCTATTGTCTCCTCTGATTCAAGCGTTGCCACCTGCTCAGTCCCCCCTTTAGTGGACGGCAGTCCTTCTCTTCCAGCATCTCTGGATACTGATGGTACTCCTTCCTCTTTGAAACCCCATATGTTGCAAAAAAGCACATCAACACACCTGCTTGACCTGTACTCATCTATGGCAGTGGATCCCTCATTCTTTCCTATCGCTTCATCAGATtcaagcattgccacctgcacagtcCCCCCTTTAGTGGACGGCACATCTTCTCTTCCAGCATCTCTGGATACTGATGGTACTCCTTCTGCCTCTTTGAAACCCTATATGTTGgaaaaaagcacttcaacacccCTATTTGACCTGTACCCTCCCCTGGCAGTGGATCCCTCATTCTTTCCTATCGCCTCATCTGATTCAAGCAGTGCCAACTGCTCTGTCCCCCTTTTAGTGGACGGCACCCCTTCTCTTCCAGCATCTCTGGATACTGATGGTACTCCTTCTGCCTCTTTGAAACCCCATATGTTGGAAAAAATCACTTCAACACCCCtatttgaccttgacctttccttGGCAGTGGATCCCTCATTCTTTCCTATTGTCTCCTCTGATTCAAGCGTTGCCACCTGCTCAGTCCCCCCTTTAGTGGACGGCAGTCCTTCTCTTCCAGCATCTCTGGATACTGATGGCACTCCTTCTGCCTCTTTGAAACCCCATATGTTGCAAAAAAGCACTTCAGCACACCTGCTTGACCTGTACTCATCTCTGGCAGTGGATCCCTCATTCTTCCCTATCGCCTCCTCTGATTCAAGCGTTGCCACCTGCACAGTCCcccctttagtggatggcacatctTCTCTTCCAGCATCTCTGGATACTGATGGTACTCCTTCTTCCTCTTTGAAACCCCATATGTTGGAAAAAAGCACATCGACATCCCTATTTGACCTGTACCCTTCCCTGGCAGTGGATCCCTCATTCTTTCCTATCGCCTCATCTGATTCAAGCAGTGCCACCTGCTCTGTCCCCCCTTTAGTGGACGGCACCCCTTCTCTTCCAGCATCTCTGGATACTGATGGTACTCCTTCTGCCTCTTTGAAACCCCATATGTTGGaaaaaagcacttcaacacaccTGCTTGACCTGTACTCATCTATGGCAGTGGATCCCTCATTCTTTCCTATCGCCTCATCTGATTCAAGCAGTGCCACCTGCTCAGTCCCCCTTTTAGTGGATGGCACCCCTTCTCTTCCAGCATCTCTGGATACTGATGGTACTCCTTCTGCCTCTTTGAAACCCCTTATGTTGgaaaaaagcacttcaacacccctatttgaccttgacctttccttGGCAGTGGATCCCTCATTCTTTCCTATTGTCTCCTCTGATTCAAGCGTTGCCACCTGCTCAGTCCCCCCTTTAGTGGACGGCAGTCCTTCTCTTCCAGCATCTCTGGATACTGATGGCACTCCTTCTGCCTCTTTGAAACCCCATATGTTGCAAAAAAGCACTTCAGCACACCTGCTTGACCTGTACTCATCTCTGGCAGTGGATCCCTCATTCTTCCCTATCACCTCCTCTGATTCAAGCGTTGCCACCTGCACAGTCCcccctttagtggatggcacatctCCTCTTCCAGCATCTCTGGATACTGATGGTACTCCTTCTGCCTCTTTGAAACCCTATATGTTGgaaaaaagcacttcaacacccCTATTTGACCTTGACCCTTCCTTGGCAGTGGATCCCTCATTCTTTCCTATTGTCTCCTCTGATTCAAGCGTTGCCACCTGCTCTGTCCCCCCTTTAGTGGACGGCACCCCTTCTCTTCCAGCATCTCTGGATACTGATGGCACTCCTTCTGCCTCTTTGAAACCCCATATGTTGCAAAAAAGCACTTCAGCACACCTGCTTGACCTGTACTCATCTCTGGCAGTGGATCCCTCATTCTTCCCTATCGCCTCCTCTGATTCAAGCAGTGCCACCTGCTCAGTCCCCCCTTTAGTGGACGGCACCCCTTCTCTTCCAGCATCTCTGGATACTGATGGTACTCCTTCTTCCTCTTTGAAACCCTATATGTTGGAAAAAAGCACATCGACATCCCTATTTGACCTGTACCCTCCCCTGGCAGTGGATCCCTCATTCTTCCCTATCACCTTATCTGATTCAAGCAGTGCCACCTGCTCAGTCCCCCCTTTAGTGGACGGCAGTCCTTCTCTTCCAGCATCTCTGGATACTGATGGTACTCCTTCTGCCTCTTTGAAACCCCATATGTTGCaaaaaagcacttcaacacaccTGCTTGACCTGTATTCATCTCTGGCAGTGGATCCCTCATTCTTTCCTATCACCTCCTCTGATTCAAGCAGTGCCACCTGCACAGTCCcccctttagtggatggcacatctTCTCTTCCAGCATCTCTGGATACTGATGGTACTCCTTCTTCCTCTTTGAAACCCTATATGttggaaaaaaacacattgacatcCCTATTTGACCTGTACACTTCCCTGGCAGTGGATCCCTCATTCTTTCCTATCGCCTCCTCTGATTCAAGCGTTGCCACCTGCTCTGTCCcccctttagtggatggcacatctTCTCTTCCAGCATCTCTGGATACTGATGGTACTCCTTCTGCCTCTTTGAAACCCCATATGTTGGaaaaaagcacttcaacacaccTGCTTGACCTGTACTCATCTATGGCAGTGGATCCCTCACTCTTTCCTATCGCTTCATCAGATTCAAGGGGTGCCACCTGCTCTGTTCCTCCTTTAGTGGATGGCACCCCTACTCTCCCAGAATCTATGGATACTGATGTCCCACCTTCTGCCTCTTTGAAACCCAATGTGTTAGAAACTGGCTCTCTTTTTCACCCATCGGAGAATATCGACTCCTCTGAATACCGCCATATTTGTCCTTATCGTTTGAAATATCTACATGTCTGGCGCCCTCCTAGTGGAAGACCAGCTCCACTCCTTCACGAGTGGAGTACCTTCATCGTTGTTGTCCCTGTGTCAGATACTGACATACCTAATCTCTGGGTACCTGCCTCTTCAGTAACAGACAGGCTTGCTTCCCCATCAGATGCTTCTGTATGCTTCTTGACAATAACAgattcttctgtcccccccttacTGGATGTTACCATCCCCGCTCCCCTTGGGGTTGATGGAAATCTCTTTGATCACCATCGAGGGATTTCCGATACCTTTTCCACACCTGTCCTAGATGCCAATGTTTCTCCGTGTACCACCTCATATATAGATCTTACTACACCAGCTCCTGCGGCAACATATATTTATTCTCATTCATCGAATATTATCGCCCTTGCACCGGTGCCATCAAGGACTACTACTCCCATCGTGGACagcagtgcctctgcttctctctTCAGGAAAGATGCCTCCTCTTCTCCCCCCTCAGTGTACACTGACTTTGCTCGCCCACCAGAAGCTAATACTCCCATAGTGGAGAGCAGTGCTTCCTCTTCTCCCCCCTCAGTGTACACTGACTTTGCTCGCCCACCAGAAGCTACTACTCCCATAGTGGAGAGCGGTGCCTCCTCTTCTCCCCCCTCAGTGTACACTGACTTTGCTCGCCCACCAGAAGCTACTACTCCCATAGTGGAGAGCGGTGCTTCCTCTTCTCCCCCCTCAGTGTACACTGACTTTTATTGCACACCAGAGGTTACTACTCCCATAGTGGAGAGCGGTGCCTCCTCTTCCCGCCTTTCAGTGGACACTGACTTTTATCGCACACCAGAGGTTACTACTCCCATAGTGGAGAGTGGTGCTTCCTCTGCTGTCTGTTCAGTGAACAGTGACTGTTCTCGCCCACCAGAAGCTACTACTCCCATAGTGGAGAGCGGTGCCTCCTCTTCTCCCCTTTCAGTGGACACTGACCGTACTCTTCTGTCTGGTTCCACCTTACAGGAAAGTGGCTTCTTATTGCCTCCCACAATGGATATGAACccatctgttccacctctagaGAAAGTCCACTCctgtgcagctccctccattgaatACAAAAATATGTGCTTCCCTCTGAAGAAATACCAACATCTATGGTCGACGCTAGAGGGAATACCAACCTCCCTGCTCAGTCAACGGATTGCTGATATGTCTTTGCCAGGGTGTAGTGACCATTCTGCTCCACCTTTCATGAGCcctgacctccctcctcagctCTTGGGCAAAAGTGAGTCTGTTTTAGTTCCATCAGGGATACCTGACTACTCTTCCTCCACAACAGAGAAAGCCTACGTCTCGATATCACAGCAACATGACCTCCCTGTATTACTCTCAGAGGAAACCAGCTCACCTGTCTCTGGCACAGAGACCACCAAACCTTCTATTCCATGTCCAGAAACAATTGAGGTCTCTCTGTCCGGGCTAGATAAAGCTGAATTGTCCTCTTCCACCACAGAGAAAACCAACCACCCTCCTTTCTTCCCAGAGGAAACTAGTCGCAGTATCTCTGGTGAAGAGAAAACTGATTTCCCTGTCTCCACAGAAAAAATGGGCCCTTCTGCCCACCCTTCTGAGAATTCAGTCCTCTCCATGCCCACCTTAGAGAAAATGGATTCCCCTGCCTGCTTTTTAGAGACTGAGAAATGCGATGCATCTCCTTCCACCCCAGTGAAAGAAACTCTCTTTGTCAAAGTTGAGCTCGGTCTTTCTGCTACCGAGAAAATTGACCCTTCCATTTCCTCGCCTGTAAAAAGCGATTTCTCTCTTTCCTGTCCAGTTAAATCTAATCCCATTGTCATCTCCTCTGTGAAAACTGAGGTGTCAGTGGAAACCGGCATCCCAGTTGTCTCTCCAGAAAACAACAAATTTGCTGTTGAATTGCCAGTGGAAAGCGGTGCCCAGGATGTCTCTCCAGTAAAAACTGACCTCTTTGCCCCCTTTCTAATGGAGATTGATGTTCAGGACGTCTCTCCAGTGGCAACTGATGACCTAGTTGTTTCACCAGGGGGAAAAATGCTCTCTTTTGGCTCTGCATTGGAAAGTGATGCCCAGGACATCTCTCCAGTAaaaactgacctctctgacacctctcTACTGCTAAGTAACACCCAGGATGTCTCTCTGGTAAAAACCAACCTCTCTATCACTTCGCCAGTGAAAACTGACATCCAGGATGTCTTTCCAGTAAAATCCGACCTCTCTGTTGCCTCTCCCATGGCAACTGACGTCCCAGTTGTCTCTCCGGAAAAAAATAACATCTCTGTTGCCTTTGTAGAGGAATCTGACATTCACGACATCTTTCCAGTACAAAACGACCTCTCTGTCGTCCCTTCAGGGAAAAATGACATCCAGGCTGTCAATCAAGTAAAGCGCTCGGTCACATTTGACACTGATATTCTGACATTATCCTATGAAAGGGATTCTGAGGCTAGAGCTCCCTGCTGCTCTTCTTGCCACAGCCAATCTGTTGTCTCTTGCGGAAATGTTTCCCCCAGTGTTTCTTCCTTATGGGATGATGATGAGTCATGTGGAAGCTCCCAACTGAATTTAAACTCTTCGATATGCCCAAATTATGCTTGTACTTGTGCTGCCAGCCCCAGTGATCTTGTCCCCTCTGTCTTCATGCCAGGGAATACACCTCCCACTGCTTTTTCTTCCAGTTGTTCCTTCTCTCATGGTGTGAGTACCAATAATCTCACTTCTTTGTCTTCATCAAGGATAATTGAGCCCCTCGCTTATTCTTTACAGGGTGATGATGAGAATGTTTGTTTCCGGGGGAGCAGCTGTTCTGTCTGCCCCAATAATATAGACTCCTCAGTTTCTACTCATGGAAGTAAATCCacctgctcctggtcctcatttaCGGAAGCTAAGCCCCTTGCTTACTCTCTCGAGGGTAATGATGAGGGTGTTTGCTTCGGGGGGACCAGCCATTCTGTCTGCCCCAAGAATGTTGCCACCTCAGTTTCTACCCATGGTAATAATGCCacctgctcctggtcctcatttaCGAAAGCTAAGCCCCTTGCTTACTCTCTCGAGGGTAATGATGAGGGTGTTTGCTTCGGGGGGACCAGCTGTTCTGTCTTCCCCAAGAATGTTGCCACCTCAGTTTCTACCCCTGGTAATAATGCCacctgctcctggtcctcatttaGGAAAACTGAGCCACTTGCTTATTCTTTACAGAGTGATGATGAGAATGTTTGCTTCCGGGGGACCAACTGTTCTGTCTGCCCCAAGAATTGCGCCTCCTCAGTTTCTACccatggaaatagcgatttctattcTTCCCTACAGACTACTGATCTCCCTACTTTTTCCTCAAGAGATGCCTCACCCTATAGTATCTGCGACACAAAAgttgcccctcctgcctcccccccagAGAGTACTGACCCATGGGCTAACTACTTAGATGATGTGAAAAATGTGAATTCCAGTTATAGGGGTACATTGTGTCCCAAGCATGCAGCCTCGTCTGCGTCTCACTTAGGGAGCACTGATCCTTGCTCACCGTCCCTAGAGATTAGGGATTTCTCCGCTTCCTCCTCCTCCGGGGATGTCTCACGTCATTGCACCTACAAGAGACACGTTTCTCCTTCTGCTTCTTGTGCTTCTTCCCTAGAACAAACTGCCCTCTTTTCTTCCTCTTCATTTGACAGCTGCTCCTGCACGCTACCCTTTAAAAATATCAGCTCGGCGTTTTCCTCCCCAGGAAAGTCATGTCCTTGTTCTCGGTGCACCAGTACTTCTGACCCTTATGCTCTCTCCACTGAGGAAACGTATACCTCTGAATTGTGCCCCATCAGAACCTACCTTTATTTATTCCGTAGCATGAAATATGACCCTTGA